From the Atribacteraceae bacterium genome, the window CATCCTCCTGAACAATACGGCTGGCCGTGACGAAGAGGTTCTGATGGCGTCTCCCGAAGCGAAGCGCCTGGGTAAGAAGTTTATTGATCAGGTGAACCAGGAGAAGGGAACGATCTTTACCTATGGTGGCCAGACAAATACAATTGATCGGGGATTTGTGATGAAGAAAAAGGGAATGATCCTGACCTTTAGTCTTCACTCGTTGGTCGAAGAGGTTTTCCGTTCAAATGAGGGCGACATCGCCAAAATTCTTTTTCAGGATGACGGTCTATGAAAACGATCACCGAGAAACCCCGGGCGGTACGAAATAGTGCCTATACCTACCTGATTGGCCGGATCCGGGTTCTGGAAAAGGGCCTGCTGAGCGGGAAGATTGTGGAGAGTGCCTTGCGGGCTGAAGACCTGGATCAGGTCAAGCGTGTTCTATCTGAAGTTCCCTTTCTGGGTGAGTCCCTCCAGGGTATCGGGAACACATTGCAATCGATCGATGAGACGCTGAATTCTCATTATTGGGAAACTCTTCGGGAAATAGGGCGAAGCCGTGCCGGGAAAAAGTTGACCGCGTTTTTTGTTCTTGGCTTTGACACGAACGCCCTGAAGTTGGTTTTAAAAAGGCAAATCGCTCAGGTGAGGGGGGGTAAAGAGTATCCCTCTTCTTTGTCCTGGACGACGTTAACCCGCTTTATGTCCGGTGAAGGACGGGAATACCTGCCGGACTTTTTCCGGTTGGCCGCAGAAGGGGCTCTCGCGATTTTTGAAAACACTGGAAATGTCCAGATGCTTGAAGCGGAAATTGACCGGCGATACCTCCAGGAAGCGCTGAATATGGCAAAGGTTATTGAAAGCCCGGTTATCAAGAACTGGTTGATTGCCTATGTCCTGTTCGCTTTCATACGGGCGGCCTTGCGGGCCCGCTTTCAGGAACGGAAAAACGATTTTCTTCAAACCCTCTACTTCAAGAACCCTTTTATCAAGCAGGAAGCGTTTCACGAACTGGTGACCGGGACGGAAGAAAAAGTTCGGGAGACTATCGACGATTTCGGTTTTTCCGATGTTTTCGACCGAGAAGCTACCCTTTTCGATCCAGTGGCCCTGGCCGAATTGGAGCGGTCGATGGACAATTATCTGATACGGTTCATCCGTGCCTATCGGATGGCCGCGTTTGGACCGGAGCCGGTATTCGGTTATCTCTACGCCCGTTGTACCGATACCAGAAACCTGCGCATCCTTTTGGAAGGGAAGTTTTTCGGAATCGGAGAAGCGGAATTGAAGCGGAAATTGCGGGAGAGCTATTATGAGTGAACGTAACACTAAACTGGCTTTTGTAGGGGGCGAGGAAAATGCGCTATGTTTTCGGGGAATGGGTTTTGATAACTATCTAACCAACTCCCCTGAGCAATTGCGGGACGCTCTCCCTGCATTGCGGAAAATGGATTACGCCCTGATTATCGTCGAATGGAAATATTACAGTATAGTTAAGAGCCATTTTGAGGATCTGAAAGGAGAGGCGCTTCCCGTTGTTCTGGGTATCCCAACCCGTGGGCCTGAAGCCGGGAAAGGTGGGGAATACGTGAGGAAACTCGTCGAAATAGCCATAGGAAGCGATATCCTGCTTTAGGGAGAGAGATGATGCCGATGGATGAAAATATAACCAGGGGAGTCGTACATTCGGTTAACGGTCCGGTAGTTGTGGCCAGGCGGTTACGGGGATCCAAAATGTTCGACATGGTCAAAGTCGGGGAAAAGAAGCTCTTCGGGGAGATCATTGAAATAGCGCGGGAGAACACGACCATCCAGGTTTATGAGGAAACGGCGGGGTTGCGACCTCGTGAACCGGTCGAATCCACCTATGAACCACTGAGCGTCGAACTTGGTCCTGGACTGATCGGACAGATCTTCGATGGAACCCAGCGTCCGCTGGAAGTGATCCGGAACGAGTCGGGGGATTTCATAGCCCGGGGAATCGATGTTCCGGCGCTGGATCGGGAAAAAAAGTGGGATTTCCACCCGTTGGTCAAAAAAGGGGACGAAGTTGAAGCGGGGGACTTGCTCGGTGAGGTTCAGGAATCGACGACCATATCCTGCCGGGTTATGGTTCCCCCCGGTGTTCAGGGAAAAGTCATTTCGGTGCAGGAGGGTTCGTACACCGTAGAGGATACGATCGTGGTCATCCAAACGGAATCAGACGGAGACGTCCCGGTGAGCATGATGCAGCGTTGGCCGGTTCGTACGACAAGGCCCTACCGGAAAAAAGTCAGCCTGAGCGAACCCTTGATTACCGGACAAAGAGTCATCGATACTCTCTTCCCGATCGCCAAGGGTGGAGCGGCCTGTATTCCGGGACCCTTCGGAAGCGGGAAGACCGTCGTTCAGCACCAGTTGGCTAAGTGGTCAAACGCTGAAATCATCGTGTTCATTGGATGCGGTGAACGGGGAAACGAAATGACTGATGTACTCATGGAATTTCCCAAGTTGATCGACCCCAATACCGGGGAACCCCTGATGAAGCGGACGGTTTTAATCGCTAATACCTCGAATATGCCGGTGGCCGCCCGGGAAGCCTCGGTCTATACCGGGATCACCATTGCTGAGTACTACCGGGATATGGGATACAATGTCGCCCTGATGGCCGATTCCACTTCACGATGGGCAGAGGCCATGCGGGAAATTTCGGGACGGCTGGAAGAAATGCCCGGCGACGAAGGATTTCCGGCCTATTTGGGAACCCGGATCGCCAGTTTCTATGAACGGGCGGGAAAAGTGGAATGCTTGGGGCGTGACCACCGGATTGGTTCACTGAGTGTTATCGGGGCGGTCTCTCCCCCCGGGGGCGACCTCTCCGAGCCGGTGACTCAGAATACATTGCGAGTGGTCCAGGTTTACTGGGGCCTCGAAGATAAACTGGCCTATAAAAGGCATTTTCCGGCTATCAACTGGCTGATCAGCTATTCTTTGTACGTTCAGGGTCTCGAGGAATACTGGAAAAAACATGTATCTCCTGAATTCAGCGAGGATCGGGCGGAAGCCCTGCGGATTCTCCAGCAGGAAGCCGAACTCGAGGAAATCGTCCGGTTGGTCGGTGTCGAATCGTTGTCCTTCCGGGAACGCTTCGTACTGGAAGTGGCCCGGATGGTCCGGGAGGATTTTCTCCAGCAAAGTGCTTTCCATGAACTGGACACTTTTTCATCCCTTCGCAAGCAGTCCCTGATTCTGAAATCTATCCTCGTTTACTACCAGGAAGGCTTGAAAGGGCTTGAAAAAGGTCTTGTCTTACGCAATCTGCTTTTGTTGCCGGTCCGTGAACGGATAGGGCGGGCCAAGTATATTCCGGAAGAAGATCTGAATAAAATCGAGAACCTGATCGGTGATGTGCGGGAACAGATGAATTCCAAGACCAGGGGTGAGGTAGAAAGCAATGTATAAAGAATACATGACGGTTTCGGAGATTGCCGGACCGCTTCTCACCATCGAGCAGGTGGAAGACTCCCGGTACATGGAAATTGTGGATATCGAATTGGCCGGTGGAAAGCGCCGTCGGGGCCAGGTCTTGATGACCAGCGAAGGGAAGGCGCTTGTCCAGGTCTTCGAAGGTACGGAAGGTATTGGCATCGGCGAGACCCGTGTGAAGTTTCTGGGACGAGTTATGGAACTCCCGGTTTCCCCGGATATTTTGGGCCGGGTCTTTTCCGGATCGGGCATCCCCATCGACGACGGGCCAGAAATTGTTCCCGAAGCCCGATTGGATATCAATGGAAACCCCATGAACCCGGTAGCCCGGGACTACCCCATCGACTTTATTCAGACTGGGGTTTCGGCGATTGACGGATTGAATACTTTGGTGCGCGGCCAAAAGTTGCCAATTTTTTCCGGATCCGGCCTTCCTCATGCCCGGCTGGCTTCCCAGATCGCCCGACAGGCCAGGGTCCTGAAGGAGGAAGAGAGATTCGCGGTGGTCTTCGGTGCCTTGGGGATTACCTTTGATGAAGCTAATTATTTTATTTCGGAACTGCGGAACACTGGAGCCATTGAACGTTCGATCCTGTTCATCAATCTGGCCAGTGATCCGGCGGTCGAGAGGATCATCACTCCGCGCTTGGCTTTGACCGCAGCTGAGTATTTAGCCTTCGAGCTGGATATGCAGGTCCTGGTGGTGCTCACGGATATGACCAACTACTGTGAGGCTCTACGGGAAATTTCCGCCGCCCGGAGGGAGATCCCGGGCCGCCGTGGCTACCCCGGTTATTTATATACCGACCTCGCCACGATGTATGAGCGCGCCGGACGGATCCGGGGAAAGAGAGGGTCGATAACCCAGATACCTATTCTCACCATGCCTGAGGACGACAAGACTCATCCTATTCCCGATCTTACCGGATATATCACGGAAGGGCAGATCATCGTCAGCCGCCAACTCTTCCGAAAAAACCTCTATCCTCCGATCGATGTATTGCCGTCCCTGTCCCGCTTAAGGGACAAGGGAATCGGAAAAGGCAAGACTCGCGAGGACCATCCCGATGTCGCCAACCAATTGTTTGCGGCCTATGCCCGCGGGCGAGAGGCCGCTGAACTGGCCACGATCCTGGGAGAGGCGTCATTAACGGATCTCGATCAGCTCTTTATGAAATTTTCCCAGGCGTTCGAATTCCGCTTTATCTCCCAGGGCGAATACGAAAACCGAACTATTGAGGAAACACTTACCATTGGATGGGAACTCTTACGTATGATTCCCCGGGAGGAATTGAAGCGAATCCGGGACGAATACCTGGATCGCTACTATAAAAAAGAGGAAACAGTGGCCACCGCAAGGGAGGGGGGTTCGGCGTGAGATTGAACGTCAATCCCAACCGAATGGAGTTAATGAAACTCAAGACCCGCCTGGCCATGGCCA encodes:
- a CDS encoding V-type ATPase subunit — protein: MKTITEKPRAVRNSAYTYLIGRIRVLEKGLLSGKIVESALRAEDLDQVKRVLSEVPFLGESLQGIGNTLQSIDETLNSHYWETLREIGRSRAGKKLTAFFVLGFDTNALKLVLKRQIAQVRGGKEYPSSLSWTTLTRFMSGEGREYLPDFFRLAAEGALAIFENTGNVQMLEAEIDRRYLQEALNMAKVIESPVIKNWLIAYVLFAFIRAALRARFQERKNDFLQTLYFKNPFIKQEAFHELVTGTEEKVRETIDDFGFSDVFDREATLFDPVALAELERSMDNYLIRFIRAYRMAAFGPEPVFGYLYARCTDTRNLRILLEGKFFGIGEAELKRKLRESYYE
- a CDS encoding V-type ATP synthase subunit F; amino-acid sequence: MSERNTKLAFVGGEENALCFRGMGFDNYLTNSPEQLRDALPALRKMDYALIIVEWKYYSIVKSHFEDLKGEALPVVLGIPTRGPEAGKGGEYVRKLVEIAIGSDILL
- a CDS encoding V-type ATP synthase subunit A, whose translation is MDENITRGVVHSVNGPVVVARRLRGSKMFDMVKVGEKKLFGEIIEIARENTTIQVYEETAGLRPREPVESTYEPLSVELGPGLIGQIFDGTQRPLEVIRNESGDFIARGIDVPALDREKKWDFHPLVKKGDEVEAGDLLGEVQESTTISCRVMVPPGVQGKVISVQEGSYTVEDTIVVIQTESDGDVPVSMMQRWPVRTTRPYRKKVSLSEPLITGQRVIDTLFPIAKGGAACIPGPFGSGKTVVQHQLAKWSNAEIIVFIGCGERGNEMTDVLMEFPKLIDPNTGEPLMKRTVLIANTSNMPVAAREASVYTGITIAEYYRDMGYNVALMADSTSRWAEAMREISGRLEEMPGDEGFPAYLGTRIASFYERAGKVECLGRDHRIGSLSVIGAVSPPGGDLSEPVTQNTLRVVQVYWGLEDKLAYKRHFPAINWLISYSLYVQGLEEYWKKHVSPEFSEDRAEALRILQQEAELEEIVRLVGVESLSFRERFVLEVARMVREDFLQQSAFHELDTFSSLRKQSLILKSILVYYQEGLKGLEKGLVLRNLLLLPVRERIGRAKYIPEEDLNKIENLIGDVREQMNSKTRGEVESNV
- a CDS encoding V-type ATP synthase subunit B, with protein sequence MYKEYMTVSEIAGPLLTIEQVEDSRYMEIVDIELAGGKRRRGQVLMTSEGKALVQVFEGTEGIGIGETRVKFLGRVMELPVSPDILGRVFSGSGIPIDDGPEIVPEARLDINGNPMNPVARDYPIDFIQTGVSAIDGLNTLVRGQKLPIFSGSGLPHARLASQIARQARVLKEEERFAVVFGALGITFDEANYFISELRNTGAIERSILFINLASDPAVERIITPRLALTAAEYLAFELDMQVLVVLTDMTNYCEALREISAARREIPGRRGYPGYLYTDLATMYERAGRIRGKRGSITQIPILTMPEDDKTHPIPDLTGYITEGQIIVSRQLFRKNLYPPIDVLPSLSRLRDKGIGKGKTREDHPDVANQLFAAYARGREAAELATILGEASLTDLDQLFMKFSQAFEFRFISQGEYENRTIEETLTIGWELLRMIPREELKRIRDEYLDRYYKKEETVATAREGGSA